In the genome of Triticum urartu cultivar G1812 chromosome 5, Tu2.1, whole genome shotgun sequence, one region contains:
- the LOC125555942 gene encoding mini zinc finger protein 1-like produces the protein MGPQQDRSASKALANGTAVAPERKDGKVVHYKECQRNHAAGIGGYAVDGCREFMASAPAGAEALLCAACGCHRSFHKREVEAVECDCSSDTSGR, from the coding sequence ATGGGGCCCCAGCAGGACCGGTCGGCGTCCAAGGCGCTCGCCAACGGCACGGCGGTGGCGCCCGAGAGGAAGGACGGCAAGGTGGTGCACTACAAGGAGTGCCAGCGCAACCACGCCGCCGGCATCGGCGGCTACGCCGTGGACGGCTGCCGCGAGTTCATGGCGTCCGCCCCCGCGGGCGCCGAGGCGCTCCTCTGCGCGGCGTGCGGCTGCCACCGCAGCTTCCACAAGCGCGAGGTGGAGGCCGTCGAGTGCGACTGCTCCTCCGACACCTCCGGCCGGTGa